The DNA sequence GAAAAGGAAACTACCTATGTCTAAGCGGTCGGAAAAAGCATATCTTCTGGATATTCAGGAGGCCATCAAAAGGACATTGAGCTATATTTCCGGCTTAGATTACTCTTCATTTGCCAGGGACTATAAAACCCAGGATGCTGTTATACGCAATCTGGAAATCATTGGTGAGGCAACCAAAAGCCTTAGCACAGACACACGCTTGCGCTATAGCGATGTACCCTGGAAAAGTATGGCTGGCATCAGAGATAAACTTATTCACGACTATTTTGGAGTGAACATTGATATCATTTGGTATGTATGT is a window from the Desulfonatronovibrio magnus genome containing:
- a CDS encoding HepT-like ribonuclease domain-containing protein, with amino-acid sequence MSKRSEKAYLLDIQEAIKRTLSYISGLDYSSFARDYKTQDAVIRNLEIIGEATKSLSTDTRLRYSDVPWKSMAGIRDKLIHDYFGVNIDIIWYVC